TTGGACCAACGCTCACAGTAAACATTTTGTAACAAAGGCGTGTGGAGTTTGGTATCATTCACCACAGAGCAGAGGGTTCCACTCATTTGGTCACGTGTTTTTCgtttaggaaatatttaaaaatggtatttactttttatttcaacAACATCCACTGAGCATCTCCAAAGCAATCGGTCAGAACTGTAAACACAAGACACAAGGTTCCGGCTCCCTACCGTCAGTTACAAATCCACATGCTGTACATTCAGAGGTGGGGCCCAGCCCGGCTCCCACTTCGCTTCAGTAACTACACGAGCATAATAAATAACATCTGATTTTAAAGGTCACTTAAAATGAGTCGTGGTGATTGACAGTTCAGTACCGTTCAAGTGCAAAAATAACCACCTGCTTGACTGTTGCCGCCCTTGTAAGCTGGGTTTTGTGGTCTCTCAGATGCAGGGACAGGCAGAGCTGTCCCAGGGAGGCCTTCACGTTACAGCTGATCCTGTCTGCTCGGGGTCAGAGGCTAAGGTGAGCTTCCGTCTCTACCCATTCTCTCCGGTTCATCCTCAATGTCTGTCCACACTATGACTGCCCTTCCTTCGGCCACGGCGCATTCCGTGTCCACAGGCCTCCCAGAAGCCTCTCCTTTCCGCCCAGGACACTTCCCCTGTCTGTGGTGGTAAGAGGTGGAGCTAGCCCAAACCTGAAGGCTCCAGTGTATGACTACCGTTGGGGGAGAAGAACATACTGAGATTTGTTTAAGTCTGAGACAGTTCTTCTTGTCCCTACAATTCCTGTTCCTGGCTTCCAACTTACTGCTTCACAAAACAGACCTAACATGTAACTTTTAaacactctgtccctcccccaggcaCTTAAATCCTACCCTGCTCTTTGTAAGTAGTACAGCGACGGCTGTAGCTGTGGGGTCTGCGCTGTCAACCCTCGTCTGTCAAGTTTTAGGAGAGTGACTTTGGGGGATTCTTTGAAATAGTCTCTCACTTCTGCTCATTCTTACAGCCCATTGAGACAAGGGCCTCTTAAAGCTCCACCCAGTCTGCGGTAGGTGGTGCCAGCTCTTCTCTGCAGGAGCTCTTTCCATTACAGACCATGTGCATATAAAAATAGATTTGCTAGAGATGTGCAAGGTTCAGAGAAACTTTGAAcctttttaaacaacaaaaaaagtgtaTGTTCCACTAGCTTCCATCTGGTTCCCTTTTAAATAtgtcttataatttttaaaatgcctttcttCAAGACAAATAAATCTATAGATGCGCTCTTTTTATCTCGCTTTGCACCGAGAACccaatattttagaataaataatCAGAAGAGGAAGATGATGTCCCAGGTCACCTTGAGACCTGTTCATTTGGTGTGAGTTTTGCTCCCCACTCCTAGACCCTGGCAGAGGTGTTAGCTTGGACCTAACCAACCAAGAGGGGAAGTCCTCACCCATACTGTCCTTCTGCGTCTACAGGACTGTGGAGGTTTCCCTTTTCCAGCAAGTACTatagctcgtgtgtgtgtgtgtgtgtgtgtgtgtgtgtgtgtgtgtgtgtgtgtgtgtgtgtgtttccacagtAATGATTTAGATAGTTAGAAGCATATGCAGTGCGGTGCTCCCCTTGGGGAGGCATGTCCAGGGTGAGGGCCTTGCCCTCAGCGTCCTGGCTGAGGTGCCTGGTGCCATGCAGGGTGCGAGATGACCAGGAGCCCTTCAGTGTTCTCCTGCGGTGGGCGGAGCCTGCTGCTCCCCCCTCTCCTCTACATGTGGGGTGGCACTGGGGTGAGCGGGACTGGACTGCGTTTGAGATGCTGCTGTGTCAGGGAATGGCTGGCTTCTAAGTGGGTCGGAGTGAGTCTCACAGGGGGCACGCTGGGCTCCACCAACTGCAGAAACTTCCCGATTCTCACTGGTCccctggaaggaaaaaaaacaacaacagatgtTCCATGGTGTGAGGAAGAATAAATCCAACCCATTATAGATATTTCCAAGTAAGAAACAGCAGACGCACAGCAATCCCTTGAAAAGCCCACTTCAGGGACCAATGCATGAAGAAACAGGATAGAGTcttacctttcctttcctttcctaggTGCAACTGCCAGAGCCGCATGAAAAACACAAACACTGTGAGAGACACGTCGCATGGCGGAGGGAACAGTTACCAGTGTTCTTGTCGATACCAGGCAAACAACAGTACTCAGTAATTCACAGTTACTGAGGGCTCCACTTCGTGGAAAGTCATGGGCCACGGCCATAGGACACCTGAGTGCCAGCCACTGGGAAGACCACAGTAGCCAAGGGCCAGGAGACCCTGTCCAGTAGCGAATAAACAAGGGCCAGGCAAAGAATGCCCGTGATGTAGAAGGCCTGATGTACACGTGGGATTTCAAAATAAGCACGGAAAGTTGAGTAGGACGAAGCAGGGAATGGGAAGACGCTTTGTGAGGCCAATGGGGAGTGAACTGAGAACAGTTTTGTAAAATGCCGCAATGATCGTACAAGTCGGGGAATGTGATCATTAGCAACTGATGCTCCCCACTTCCATTTCCTACagttgaattaaaattttttctttcattcctgtgGTTCTGAATGTAACTACTTCATAACCATACTATACCGTACCTGTTAGTTCTTATTGATTTtgacttattttaattaatattaatttaatttaatgggGAGAAAAGCAAGCTTTAATGCTGCGTAGGTACTGGGCATCTTGTGAAAATGGCGATGAGTTCACACAGTAGTGAAAGCATTGTCTCTCAGTAGCAGGGCATCCTTTCTCAGGATCACTTTCCTGCTCTGAGCAGAGAAGCTTCCAGATGTCCCTCCATCTCTCAGGTCCAGTCCTGGCTCCATCAACAAGTTAGGAGGATTTTGCGCAGAGGGCATGCATATGGCTATCAGTTTGGTAAAAGCATGCAATGACCTCACAGTTACTTTATAAAGCCAAGATGCATTAAAGTAATTGAAAAGTCTGCCGCTTCTCTTGTgaacacttgtttttattttgaattatgtgaaTGCGTGTGTGTTGGTGTATGGGTTcctgcacatgagtgcaggtgtccgtGGAGGTCATTAGTTCCTTCacgcagctgtgagccacccgtcatggatgctggggaccaaactcaggtcctttacgAGAGCCGCAGACAGTCCTACCTCCTGAGCCGGCTCTTTGGTCACTGTAGTTTATCAGACTGTTTAAAAAGAAGTTACTGTTTCCCTTTTAGTGCTAAGGGAAacctcttatttttttctctccgGGTTTCCTGTGGGATGTCctggatgctgtgaatatatgttgctatgattgattgataaataaaacgtggattggccagtagccaggcaggaaggatgatgtaggcgggacaaggacaGTGGAGAATGCTGGGTGGGATAAGGcggagtcaggagacgctgccagccaccatggtGTAAGATACCGGTAtgccatgagccatatggcaaggtatagattaataaaaaatgggttaatttaagatataagaacagatagcaagaagcctgccacagccatacagtttgtaagtaatataagtctgtgtttacttgggggacgcaagtgggagagatttgtcctgactgccggcaggccaggacacaggaaatcttcatcTACAtgggtcatttttttaaagatcaaatttatttgtttgtttgttttatagtgtgtgtAAGGGTGCCACGGAGTGCATTTGGAAGTCTGAGAACAACTTACGGGAAATagctttctcccttcttctctgtggattccagggatcatcGGGCATAACGACAGGTgcacttacccactgagtcatctcgaATGCCTTTCTCTGGGTCCTCTAAGCCACAGTAACTATAAAGCTGACATTACTTATCGAGAAAAGGGAAAGATTTATATAACAAGGGAAAAGCAGATCTGCTGCTTTGATGAAACTGTTCAAAGAGGCCACATTCCTTCTCCAGAGTCAGGGTGCAGCCTTGGTTATATAATTGCTGATTTTATGAATACCATTGGACTTATCTCAGGAAAGACTGCTCCTTTAGGGATATTAGACTTTAGTGGGTTAATTTAGCAGCTGGTCTGTATAATGATCCCCCTGGAATTCTGAAATTATAGAGATATAAGCTCCtctaaatgtaagagctggataTTCTGGTTGCAAATTGTATTTTCTACCATTGAAACGTAAGTGTGCAAAGctggaatttacttttttttttctttagaatcaACTCCTCTGTGAAGACTTTCTGAGCTCCATAAAACAAATTCTCTTCCTGTGGGACCTGGTGAACACTTGTGTGATAGTTATCCCAGATGACGAAAACCCTCTATTTGCATGTCACCAAGAAAGCTTCCCACCAAGCTTTCTGTGTGTTTTGATGAACAAGAAGGAGTAGCAGCGGACAAGGCCCACAGAGGGTACCTGCAAAGGCTGTATCTCAGACGCACGGCTGTCTCTTGTCAGTTGAATCATCTCTTTAACCTGGTAGAGGGCGTACACAAAGGTCACCCAGGGAGAAGAGCTGACCCCCCAGGCTGGCTTGTTCACGTCCTCCTGTTCTTCCTGGTGCTTGGTTTTCTTGGGTGGAAGTCTGGGCTCAAGGCGTGGCATGACATCTTCTGTCTGTTGCTGTACCAGGTCGATGGTTGCTATGGGAACGGGACTAGAGGGAACAGGAATCCTT
The window above is part of the Peromyscus maniculatus bairdii isolate BWxNUB_F1_BW_parent chromosome 13, HU_Pman_BW_mat_3.1, whole genome shotgun sequence genome. Proteins encoded here:
- the Mfsd6 gene encoding major facilitator superfamily domain-containing protein 6 isoform X3, which encodes MEVLQGVTHAAIWAACISYLSAAVPPELRTSAQGILQGLHLGLGRGCGAMIGGVLVNYFGAAATFRGIGMACLVILLLFALIQWLAVPDEEEDKTMLAERIPVPSSPVPIATIDLVQQQTEDVMPRLEPRLPPKKTKHQEEQEDVNKPAWGVSSSPWVTFVYALYQVKEMIQLTRDSRASEIQPLQGTSENREVSAVGGAQRAPCETHSDPLRSQPFPDTAASQTQSSPAHPSATPHVEERGEQQAPPTAGEH